The Silene latifolia isolate original U9 population chromosome X, ASM4854445v1, whole genome shotgun sequence genome contains the following window.
ACCGTCAACATATTCTCATGACCCAGGACTCCATGAGGTCTTCATTGAGTGGTACTAGTTAAGACAATGGCCAGTTAGTTGATGATATGAAAAGATTTATCTTTGGACTCTCCACTttggctctttttttttttttttttttttttttttttgagaaaaccCCGAAGCCGGATTACATACTTATATTTAAATCCGTACTAGCAATATCGATAATACGACGAGGTAAGGTCGTACCATCAAAAAGAATGCTACTACCAACAGAGCAATATCATTTAGTTGTTACCTAAATATCATGTTCATCAAATTATTTAAATGCTGATTTATTAACTCTACAGGAACCGCTCTGCTGAAAAGCTTTATGGTTATTCTGCAGCAGAAGCCATTGGCACGGATATCTGTGAACTACTTGTCTCAGCTCGGGATGTTTCTTGTGCTGAGGGTATCATACATCGTTGCAAAATGGGACAAAGCTGGACAGGGCAGTTCCCTGTCACAACTAAGACGGGAGAGAGGTTTACAGTTATAGCGACAAACACTCCTTTTTATGATGATGATGGTACCCTCATTGGGATTATATGTGTCTCAAGTGATTCAAGACCATTTAAGGAGACACAAGTCTCAATTTTTGATGCAGAGGAAGGGGATATGGGTCAAAATTCCCACAGGCCTAGGAGTAGTGTGACGACTAGATTTGGCCTCGATCCTGATCAGCCTTTGCAAAATGCACTTGCTTCTAAAATAACAAACCTGGTTGGTTTCCTGGTGATTTTACTTTGTGACTATGTTACTTTGACACTTCACTTTGACATTGTGTTGAGTGCCTGATACGACACTCAGACTCTTCATTTTACACTGAATCATGAAACGTTTCACAAAACAATTGTGTCCGGCACTCGACACCATGCCGCGTCCGACACATGCAGCCAAGTCGGAGTAACATCAGCTTTTGATGGAGTCTACTAAGTTCCTTGCTGACTTTTGGGTTTGTTAACTCAGGCTTCCAAGGTCAGCAACAAAGTTCGATCTAAAATGAAGACTGGAGAGAATGTGTTACGGGAAGGTGGAAGTGGAGACAGCAGGCATTCGGATCATGGTTTCTCTGATGCTGTGCTTGCAGACCAAAGAGAGGATGGAAATTCCAGTGGAGCTAGTACACCTAGAGGAGATCCAGTTGGCACTCCTTTTGGTGTTTTCTCTCCATTTGCTGCAGGTAAGTCCCCTTCACAAGCTCAGGGAGATTCTATTGATGAAGGTGATGGAAAACCCAGTATTCACCAGACTTTAACTTCCAAAGCTGAGGCTTGGATTGGTAAAAAAGCAATGCAATGGTCAGGGAAAGGGACCGAGCGGGAAACTTCGGAACCTCGGAGTGGTAAATTTGGTTGGCCATGGATGCAAGGTGAACAGGACTCTGATCGTGCCCATCCCACTGTGAAGCCAGATTTGCATACAGGTGATAATAATCGGCCAGTTGCAAATGAGGCCTCAGGGTCCTGGTCATCATTCAATGTTAACAGCACAAGCAGTGCAAGTAGCTGTGGAAGTGGAAGCAGCAGTGCTGTAAATAAGTTGGATGTTGAGAGTGATTGCCTAGACTATGAAATCTTGTGGGAAGACTTAACAGTAGGAGAGCAAATTGGACAAGGTAAGCTGGCTCCTCTTTTGTGAGTGGTTTGTATGCTTAAGCCTGATTTGAATTAGTTTTTGGCAACCGAATTTGAGTTGAATAGGCCTACTgctcaatttcaataatttaagGCCTACTCCAATTTTTTCATTTATCTTTCTCGTTTTGCTTTGACATAGATAGTGGGCTCAAGTTCTGGAATTATGCTGCCGCTTGGCGCTTGACAATCACGGAATCATGGATATTCTCCTAGATAAACTTTACTAAACCTGTATTGTGTATCATAGGCCCACATCCACCAGTCATGACCCATGACACGATTTTGTATCAGCTGATACTTTCTTGATCCTTGAAATCATAATGAAGACCTCTTTTTAAGCATGTCGTCGATTGATTGCTGGAATACCATCCACTACTTTTTTTGTACTTCTGTTCATTGTCTACTTGGTTAGCTAGTTGATTTTGTGTCAAATGGAGACTTAAA
Protein-coding sequences here:
- the LOC141618692 gene encoding uncharacterized protein LOC141618692 isoform X4 codes for the protein MGQSWTGQFPVTTKTGERFTVIATNTPFYDDDGTLIGIICVSSDSRPFKETQVSIFDAEEGDMGQNSHRPRSSVTTRFGLDPDQPLQNALASKITNLASKVSNKVRSKMKTGENVLREGGSGDSRHSDHGFSDAVLADQREDGNSSGASTPRGDPVGTPFGVFSPFAAGKSPSQAQGDSIDEGDGKPSIHQTLTSKAEAWIGKKAMQWSGKGTERETSEPRSGKFGWPWMQGEQDSDRAHPTVKPDLHTGDNNRPVANEASGSWSSFNVNSTSSASSCGSGSSSAVNKLDVESDCLDYEILWEDLTVGEQIGQGSCGTVYHGLWYGSDVAIKVFSKQEYSEDVIYSFRQEVSLMKRLRHPNILLFMGAVTSPQRLCIVTEFLPRGSLFRLLQRSTSKLDSRRRLHMALDIARGMNYLHNCNPPIIHRDLKSSNLLVDKNWSVKVADFGLSRVKHDTYLTTKTGKGTPQWMAPEVLRNERSDEKSDLYSFGVILWELATQKIPWENLNAMQVIGAVGFMNQRLDIPQDIDPRWASLIESCWLSEPQSRPTFRELLEKLKDMQRQYTIQFQAARAASADNTQKEVL